A genomic segment from Aspergillus puulaauensis MK2 DNA, chromosome 1, nearly complete sequence encodes:
- a CDS encoding uncharacterized protein (COG:S;~EggNog:ENOG410PMG9), which produces MFILAEEEQIQTSLYQAVMDEADAVMAPQTLKKKQGVIVPSTEAEAEKTDMEKTEKKKAPTSTTTTTTETAKPKPPSKEPTPINIKEDADKSKIQNNESEKPDPDPEPPTISSLQDENAALRARITQLQSDLHEAQDFVFSLQPRHQTLTEPEAVEEFTALCAAVEDWVDQNLGDSIDEMVVTKERLRPKDTQNLMDLIPPAGKAAFDIPNTDMDNIQAAILRFLNDVIFSQDFYCPLPSSERQFVMTVERSMRDLQPRRDTRACRHWRIETYTAAAERPGFSAYAEDRMWEISCEMAKMLRVLATDTDENLAKSFFENITKPACELARKIHLCFDEYTLEWSTYHDKQLLDPAAIFEKEADAKEKFASYEFVDLNTRKTLRERPRVEDGELLKVGWVFDLKPKLVFRKLRADSWAEGKTLTRPAVLVYLTDQKRRKKMAAPAKKGEQGPITVLGALADWLHREKASRKPTTGFFSGIF; this is translated from the exons aacgttgaagaagaagcagggtGTTATTGTTCCTTCGACGGAGGCGGAAGCTGAGAAGACGGATATGGAGAAGActgagaagaaaaaagc TCCCAcgtcaaccaccaccaccaccaccgaaaccgccaaaccaaagccacccTCTAAAGAACCTACCCCGATCAATATCAAAGAAGACGCCGATAAGAGCAAAATCCAGAACAATGAGTCCGAGAAGCCCGACCCCGACCCCGAGCCTCCCACCATCTCTTCACTCCAAGACGAGAACGCTGCTCTGCGCGCTAGAATCACCCAGCTCCAATCCGACCTCCACGAAGCCCAAGATTTCGTCTTTAGTCTACAGCCCCGTCACCAAACGCTCACTGAGCCAGAGGCCGTCGAAGAATTCACAGCGCTCTGCGCCGCTGTCGAAGATTGGGTCGACCAGAACCTGGGCGACTCCATCGACGAAATGGTCGTCACTAAAGAACGACTCCGTCCTAAAGACACCCAGAACCTCATGGACTTGATTCCGCCCGCAGGAAAGGCAGCTTTTGATATCCCGAACACAGATATGGATAACATCCAAGCTGCTATTTTGCGGTTTCTCAACGATGTCATCTTCTCGCAGGACTTTTATTGTCCTCTTCCCTCGTCGGAGAGACAGTTTGTTATGACTGTTGAGCGTAGTATGAGGGACTTGCAGCCGAGACGAG ATACCCGAGCCTGCCGCCACTGGCGCATAGAAACGTACACCGCAGCAGCCGAACGCCCCGGGTTCTCTGCATACGCCGAAGACCGCATGTGGGAAATAAGCTGCGAGATGGCAAAGATGCTCCGCGTGCTagccacagacacagacgaAAACCTCGCTAAGAGCTTTTTCGAGAACATTACCAAGCCAGCCTGTGAGCTTGCGCGCAAGATACACCTGTGTTTCGACGAGTATACGCTTGAGTGGTCGACATACCACGATAAGCAGCTCCTGGACCCAGCGGCGATCtttgagaaggaggctgaTGCGAAGGAGAAGTTTGCGAGCTATGAGTTTGTGGATCTGAACACGAGGAAGACTTTGAGGGAGAGACCgagggttgaggatggggagctgTTGAAGGTGGGGTGGGTGTTTGACTTGAAGCCGAAACTGGTGTTTCGCAAGCTGAGGGCGGATTCATGGGCGGAGGGGAAGACTTTGACCAGGCCGGCGGTTCTAGTTTATCTTACTGatcagaagaggaggaaaaaGATGGCGGCGCCGGCGAAGAAAGGGGAACAAGGGCCCATTACTGTTTTGGGGGCTTTGGCAGATTGGCTACATCGGGAGAAGGCGAGTAGGAAGCCGACAACAGGGTTCTTTTCTGGGATCTTTTAG